The Gemmatirosa kalamazoonensis nucleotide sequence CACGCGCGGATAGCCGGCGAGCGGGCCGGCGTCGAGCTTCGGGAGCTCGCCGTAGTAGGCGCCCGGCAGGCTCTCGCGCACCTCCCGCACGTGCTCCTCGACGACGTACTGGTTGTCGAGGAGCCACGCACCGGCGGGTCCGACGTCCGCCCCGCGTTCGGCCGCCGCGCCGAGCCGCGCGCGGGCGTCGGCGAGAAGACGCCGCGTATCGTCGAGGCGCGAGAGGAGCCGCGTCTGGCGGCCGGGCGTGCGGTCCGTGCGGAGCACCTGCGTCCGCGCGACCGCGCGCGCGCGATCGGCGAGCCGGTCGGCGCCGAGCAGCTCACCGTGGATCGGCCCCGCGAGGAGGTCGTCGGCCCGTCCGGTGCCAGACGCGAACAAGGCTCGGCGGCGGCCCGGCCCGCCCGCGGGGGCGGTCGTTGTGCGCGACGGAGTCAGGATGAACGTCGCGCCGACGTCGAGCGCTCGGCGCGGTCTCGCCGCCATCGGCGAACCCCGAACAGAGCCAGCGCGGCCGCTCCGCTCGCGAGCAGCTCCGGGCGCGCCTCCGCCGGCACGGTGACCGGAGCCCGGTCCGCGTCGGCGCGTGATTCGTGGACGCCGCACGCGCCCAACACGGCGGGGAGCGCCGCGGTCGACAGCCAGACGGCGGCTCGCCGCCGGCACGCGCGCGCCGGGTCCTCACGGCGCGAAAGTCGGGTCGTGGCCCGCGATGGGAACCGAACGAACAAGGCGACGCCCCCGGATGGTGGCGTCGCCAGTAGCGCCCGTCGGTGCCTCGTGTTGCTCTGCGCGCTGGTGGCTTTCCGCAGAGTGGTGCCGCATGCGGCAGGTGCCCTCAATGTGGGCTGCCCGACATTGCGAAGGCAAGGGCCTGCGAGCGTGGTGGGGCATTCGCGTCATTCGGGGGCTCGTCGACGTGTCGTGTCGCTGTCCGCAATATGTCTTGGACAAAACGTTGACAACGTGCGCTCTCACGACGAGATTCCGCTCCACGGGGTGAGGCCGTCGCACCGAAGCCGCCGCGCGGCGTGCCCCGCCGAACGAGGGGGGCGGTAGTCCACCAGCGAGGCCGCACATGCGCGCACCACGCGACACCGAACGGGGCCGACGCCCGATGGACGTCATGTACGTCTGGGAGGCCTTCGGCGAGCGCCCGGCGTCCTCCGGACACGGTGCCCGGCAGCGATTCCGCCAGGTGCTCCTCGCGCTCGCCGTCGTCGTCGCCCTCCTGCTCCTGCTGGGCGCCGCGGGGGGATTCTGGACTCGCGCAGTGGGGGCTCCCGGGCTGACGGCGCCGGTGACGGTCGCGGCGGGACGGTGACGCTGGCGCCCACGCACGACGGGCCACCCGCCGCTGCACTCGGCGGCGTTCCGGGCGTCGCCGCCCGCGGCACGCTCGCCGAAGCCGAGCTGTCGGCGATCGACGCGTACTGGCGCGCCGCCAACTTCCTGAGCGTGGGCCAGATCTACCTGCGCGGCAACCCGCTGTTGCGCGAGCCGCTCGTGCTCGACCACGTGAAGCCGCGGCTGCTGGGCCACTGGGGCACGACGCCCGGGCTCAACTTCGTGTACGCGCACATGAACCGCGCGATCCGCGCGCACGACCTGAACGCGATGTTCATCGCGGGGCCCGGCCACGGCGGGCCGGGCGTGGTGGCGAACACGTACCTCGAGGGTACGTACAGCGAGGTGTATCCCGAGATCGGGCGCGACGTCGCCGGCCTCACGCGACTGTTCACGCAGTTCTCGTATCCCGGCGGCATCCCGAGCCACGCCGCGCCGGAAACTCCCGGCTCGATCCACGAGGGCGGGGAGCTCGGCTACGCACTCGTGCACGCGTACGGCGCGGCGTTCGACAATCCCGACCTCTTCGTGTGCTGTGTCGTCGGCGACGGCGAGGCGGAGACCGGCGCGCTCGCCGCGAGCTGGCACTCGAACAAGTTCCTGAACCCCGCGCGCGACGGCGCGGTGCTGCCGATCCTGCACCTGAACGGCTACAAGATCGCCGGCCCCACCGTGCTGGCACGCATCGGGGACGACGACCTCACCGCGCTGTTGCGCGGCTACGGGCACGAGCCGTTCTTCGTCTCGGGCGACGACCCGGCGACGATGCACGCGCTGATGGCCGTCACGCTCGACGAGGTGGTCGCCGAGATCCGCCACATCCAGGCGGACGCGCGCGAGCGCCGGGTCGTCGATCGGCCGCGGTGGCCGATGATCGTGCTGCGGTCGCCGAAGGGCTGGACGGGCCCGAAGGTCGTGGACGGCAAGCCGACCGAGGGCTCGTGGCGCTCGCACCAGGTGCCGCTCGCCGGCCTCGCCGAGCATCCGGCGCATCTCGCGCTGCTCGAGGCGTGGCTGCGGAGCTACCGGCCGGACGAGCTGTTCGACGCGGACGGCGCCCTCGTGCCGGAGCTGGCGGCGCTCGCGCCCGTCGGCGAGCGCCGCATGGGCGCGAACCCGCACGCGAACGGCGGCCTGCTGCTGCGCGACCTCGTGATGCCCGACTTCCGCGCCTACGCCGTCGACGTGCCGGCGCCGGGCGCGGTGGACGGCGAGGCGACGCGCGTGTTAGGCACCATGTTGCGCGACGTCATGCGGCTCAACGCCGACGCGCGCAACTTCCGCGTCGTGGGGCCCGACGAGACGTCGTCCAACCGGCTCGACGCGCTGTTCGAGGTCACCGACCGCACGTCCGAGGCGGTGATCCTCGCCGGCGACGAGCACGTGAGTCGCGACGGCCGCGTGATGGAGGTGCTGAGCGAGCACCTGTGCCAGGGGTGGCTGGAGGGCTACCTGCTGACCGGGCGCCACGGGCTGTTCTCGTGCTACGAGGCGTTCATCCACATCGTCGACTCGATGTTCAACCAGCACGCGAAGTGGCTCAAGACCACGCGCCGCATCTCGTGGCGCGCGCCCATCGCGTCGCTCAACTACCTGCTCACGTCGCACGTCTGGCGGCAGGATCACAACGGCGCGAGCCATCAGGATCCGGGCTTCCTCGACCACGTCGTGAACAAGAAGGCCGACGTGGTGCGCGTGTACCTGCCGCCGGACGCGAACACGCTGCTCGCGGTCGCCGACCACTGCCTGCGCAGCCGCCACTACGTGAACGTGATCGTGGCGGGCAAGCAGCCGGCGCCGCAGTGGTTGGGCATCGACGCCGCCGCGGCGCACTGCGCGCGCGGGCTCGGCGTGTGGGACTGGGCCAGCAACGACGGCGGCGCGGACCCGGACGTCGTGCTCGCGTGCTGCGGCGACGTGCCGACGATGGAGACGCTCGCCGCCGTCGACCTGCTGCGCACGCACGTGCCCGGCCTCGCGATGCGCGTCGTGAACGTGGTGGACCTCATGACGCTGCAGCCGGAACGCGAACACCCGCACGGCGTGAGCGACGAGGAGTTCGACGCGCTGTTCACGCGCGACCGCCCGATCGTGTTCGCGTTCCACGGCTACCCGTGGCTGATCCACCGGCTGACGTACCGGCGCACGAACCACGGCAGCCTGCACGTGCGCGGCTTCAAGGAGGAGGGCACGACCACCACGCCGTTCGACATGACGGTGCTGAACGACGTGGACCGGTTCCATCTCGCGCTCGACGTGCTCGAGCGGGTTCCGCGTCTGCGCGGCGACGCGGCGGCGGACGCGGCGGCGGCGCACTGCCGGGCCAGGCTCGACGAGCACCACGCGTACATCCGCGCCCACGGCGACGACCTGCCCGAGGTGCGCGACTGGCGGTGGCCCGCGGGCGCGATCGACTGACGTAGGCGGCCGCGCGGGCGGGCCGCCCTTGCGCGCGCTATGTCGGGTGTCGCACACTACGCGAACCTGCGCGCGCAGGCCTCCGCGGAACGCCACCAGCACGCGGGGAACGTGGACCGGATCGACGGGCGCTACTGGCGACGCCACCCATGACCGCGGGGGCGTCGTTTCGTTTTCCGCCCGTCCGCGCCCCGATCGCCCCTCGGAGGCGCACGTGTCGACCA carries:
- a CDS encoding phosphoketolase family protein is translated as MSAIDAYWRAANFLSVGQIYLRGNPLLREPLVLDHVKPRLLGHWGTTPGLNFVYAHMNRAIRAHDLNAMFIAGPGHGGPGVVANTYLEGTYSEVYPEIGRDVAGLTRLFTQFSYPGGIPSHAAPETPGSIHEGGELGYALVHAYGAAFDNPDLFVCCVVGDGEAETGALAASWHSNKFLNPARDGAVLPILHLNGYKIAGPTVLARIGDDDLTALLRGYGHEPFFVSGDDPATMHALMAVTLDEVVAEIRHIQADARERRVVDRPRWPMIVLRSPKGWTGPKVVDGKPTEGSWRSHQVPLAGLAEHPAHLALLEAWLRSYRPDELFDADGALVPELAALAPVGERRMGANPHANGGLLLRDLVMPDFRAYAVDVPAPGAVDGEATRVLGTMLRDVMRLNADARNFRVVGPDETSSNRLDALFEVTDRTSEAVILAGDEHVSRDGRVMEVLSEHLCQGWLEGYLLTGRHGLFSCYEAFIHIVDSMFNQHAKWLKTTRRISWRAPIASLNYLLTSHVWRQDHNGASHQDPGFLDHVVNKKADVVRVYLPPDANTLLAVADHCLRSRHYVNVIVAGKQPAPQWLGIDAAAAHCARGLGVWDWASNDGGADPDVVLACCGDVPTMETLAAVDLLRTHVPGLAMRVVNVVDLMTLQPEREHPHGVSDEEFDALFTRDRPIVFAFHGYPWLIHRLTYRRTNHGSLHVRGFKEEGTTTTPFDMTVLNDVDRFHLALDVLERVPRLRGDAAADAAAAHCRARLDEHHAYIRAHGDDLPEVRDWRWPAGAID